Proteins from a single region of Streptomyces sp. Tu 3180:
- a CDS encoding ElyC/SanA/YdcF family protein → MRREPRRVPRRVRGARPRLPRTRAGRRRLTQAVMAACVLALLPATWLRTTTDGRLRTTADVPRTEVAVVFGAGLWDGEPSPYLAHRLDAAAELYRAGRIEVVLVTGDNSREDYDEPDAMRAYLVRHGVPGARIVSDYAGFDTWDSCVRAKKIFGVDRAVLISQGFHIRRAVALCEAAGVSSYGVGVDDRHDATWYYGGVREILAAGKAAADAVFRPDPRFLGPREPGVERALADASARAGG, encoded by the coding sequence ATGCGTCGTGAACCGCGCCGTGTGCCGCGTCGCGTGAGGGGGGCCCGGCCGCGCCTGCCGCGCACCCGTGCCGGACGGCGGCGGCTGACGCAGGCGGTGATGGCGGCGTGCGTGCTGGCCCTGCTGCCGGCGACGTGGCTGCGCACGACGACGGACGGCCGGCTGCGCACCACCGCCGACGTGCCGCGCACCGAGGTCGCCGTGGTCTTCGGGGCGGGCCTGTGGGACGGGGAGCCGTCGCCGTACCTCGCGCACCGGCTGGACGCGGCGGCCGAGCTGTACCGGGCGGGGCGGATCGAGGTGGTGCTGGTCACCGGCGACAACAGCCGCGAGGACTACGACGAGCCGGACGCGATGCGCGCCTACCTCGTCCGGCACGGCGTGCCCGGCGCGCGGATCGTCAGCGACTACGCGGGCTTCGACACCTGGGACTCCTGCGTCCGCGCGAAGAAGATCTTCGGCGTGGACCGGGCGGTGCTGATCAGCCAGGGCTTCCACATCCGGCGGGCGGTGGCGCTGTGCGAGGCGGCCGGGGTCTCCTCGTACGGCGTCGGGGTCGACGACCGGCACGACGCCACCTGGTACTACGGGGGCGTCCGGGAGATCCTCGCGGCGGGCAAGGCGGCCGCGGACGCGGTGTTCCGGCCGGATCCGCGGTTCCTCGGGCCGAGGGAGCCGGGGGTGGAGCGGGCCCTGGCCGACGCGTCCGCACGCGCGGGCGGGTGA